TCTCGCCTTTCAGCATGGCCTTGGCGAGCTTGGTTTCGATCAGCTGGCGGATCTGCCGCTTCAATTCGCGCGCGCCGAATTCCGGCTGATAACCGACCTCGGCCAGGTGCTCGATCAGGCTGTCCTCGAAGACCAGCTCGACATCCTGCCCACGGGCGGCCTGGCGGACCTGGTCGAGCTGCAATTTGACGATCGTCTTGATCTGCTCCCGGTTCAGCGCGTCGAAAATGATGATCTCGTCGATCCGGTTGATGAATTCCGGCCGGAAATGCCGGCGCAGCACCTGCATGATGTCTTCGCGCACCGTGTTGTTCTGGGTGAAGCCGATGGTCGAGCGGGTCGCGCCGGTGATGATCTCCGACCCCAGATTGCTGGTCGCGATGATCAGCGTATTGGTGAAATCGACCACCCGGCCCTTGCCATCGGTCAGCCGGCCGTCGTCGAACACCTGCAGCAGCACGTTATAGACTTCCGGATGGGCCTTCTCGATCTCGTCGAGCAGGATGACGCTATAGGGCCGCCGGCGGATCCGTTCGGTCAACTGGCCGCCTTCGTCATAACCGACATAACCCGGCGGTGCGCCGATCAGCCGGGCCACCGCGTGGCGCTCCATATATTCGCTCATGTCGACGCGGACGATGGCGCCCTCGTCGCCGAACACCACCTGGGCCAGCGCCTTGGCGAGTTCGGTCTTGCCGACGCCGGTCGGGCCGAGGAACAGGAAGGTGGCGATCGGCCGGCCGCCGCGGGTGAGCCCGGCACGAGCCAGCCGGATCGCGTCGCTGACCGCGCCGATCGCCACGTTCTGGCCGATGACGCGCTCATGCAGGCGCGCTTCCAGTTTCAGGAGCTTGTCCTTTTCCTGGGCGGTCAGCTCGGTCACCGGAATGCCCGATAGTTTCGAGACGATCTCGGCGACGTCTTCCACCGTCACCTCGGCCGTGCTCGAGCCGAGCTTCTTCTTCCAGGCGCTGTTGGCTTCCGCCAGCGCCTTGTCCTTGACCGCGCCCTCCTGTTCCAGGGCCTTGGCCCGGTCGAACCGCTTGCGGGTCGTGGCATAGTCCTGCTCGCGCCGGATCTGGGCGATCTCGGCCTCCAGCTCCTGGATCTCGATCGGCCGCGAGGTCGTCGACAGGTGCACCCGCGCCGCCGCCTGGTCGATCAGGTCGATCGCCTTGTCCGGCAGGAAGCGGCCGGTGACATAGCGATTGGACAGCTCCGCCGCCGCCAGGATGGCCTGGTCCTGGATGGTCACCTTGTGGTGGACCTCCAGCTTGTCTCTGAGGCCTCTGAGAATATTGACGGTCTGCTCGACCGTCGGCTCCGACACCAGCACCGGCTGGAAGCGCCGCTCCAGCGCCGCGTCCTTCTCGATATGTTTCTGGTACTCGCCGAGCGTGGTGGCGCCGATCAGGTTCATCTCGCCGCGCGCCATGGCCGGTTTGAACACATTGGCGATGTCGAGACCGCCCTCGCCGCCGCCCTGGCCGGCGCCGACAATGGTGTGGACCTCGTCGATGAACAGCACGAGCTGGTCCTGGTTGGCCACGACCTCTTCCATCACCTGCTTGACGCGTTCTTCGAACTCACCGCGATATTTGGCGCCGGCGACCAGCGAATTGACATTGAGCTCGACCAGCCGCTTGTCGCGCAGCACTTCCGGCACGTCGCCATGGACGATCCGTTGCGCCAATCCCTCGACAATGGCGGTCTTGCCGACGCCCGGCTCGCCGATCAGCACCGGATTGTTCTTCTTGCGCCGGGCCAGCACCTCGATGGTGGTCTCGACCTCCTTGGAGCGGCCGATGACCGGATCGAGGCGCCCTTCCCGCGCCATCAGGGTCAGGTCGCGGCCGACCTTGTCGAGCTGCGGCGTATTGGTGGGAACCTCGACCCGGCCTTCCTCGGCGCCCTTGCCGACCACCCGGTCGGTCATCTGCCTGAGCGCCTGGACCGACAGGCCATATTTCTGCAGGAGGTCGCCGGCGAAACTGTCCGGCACCTCGGCGAGGCCGAGCAGCAGGTGTTCCGGGCCAATATAGGAATGGCCGAAGGCGCGCGAGGCGATGAAGGCGCGTTCCAGCGCGCGCTTGACCCGGGGCGAGACGCCGACCTCGCTCTGCTTCGACGACCCGGTCGCCGCCACGGCGGCCGAATGCCGATCGATCTGCTGGCTGAGCTCGGCCGGCGAGATCTTGAACTGCTTGAGGATCGCCAGCACCACATTGCTTTCGAGCAGGGCTTGCAGGAGATGCTCGGTATCGACCTCGCGCTTGCCGGATTGCACCGCCCGCTCGGCGGCCCGCTGCAGCAGTTCCTTGGCCTTGTCGCTGAACCGGCGCTCCAGGTTGAGCGCATCGCGTTCGGCTCCACCGAAACCGCGCCGCGGCACCGCCGGCTGCGGCTCTTGCGGTGCCTGCGACGACAGCCCGAACGCGCCGCTGCCGAACAGCGCCTCGAGCGGCGAGACGTAACGCTGGTGCCGGGTCAGCTGGGCATAGTGATAGTCGCAGACATCCAGTGGCCGCCTCTCGCCGTCCTGGACGACGGTGATCCGCACGGTTGCCGGCCGCTCGCCGCAGATGTCGCACAGGGAATGGGACAGAGGCATATCATCCACCCTCACCGCTAGCCATCATCGGGCGAATTAGATAAGCAAAACGCCAGCCTGACAAGCATTATCGGCTCGCATGAATAGTAATCGCCCGCGTCAAATGAGCCGGATTTTAGCCAAATATTACGGCCCGGCAGCGAGACTTGCCGAGGCGCCGGCCCGACCAATTCAGCGACATCATCAGTCTAGGCGGCGCCGGTATAATGACACGCGCCGCATCTCAACCCGGATGCCGGGATCGACGCGACCGTGAACCGCCTCTGCTCTGGTCATCGCGGGGGATGGCCAGACTTCTTTCATGCGCTGGCGTCTTTCATGGTCAGGCGGCGACGCTCTCGCACAATTCCTGGCCAACCCAGGCCAGCAGGCGGTCGGCGGTCTTGCCGTCGCAGACCGCCGGGTCATAGACGCCGACCAGGCGCGTGCCGTCGGTCGCGACCGCCGGAAACGGCCGGGCCAGCCGGCCCTGGCGAAAGCCGGCATCGGCGA
This portion of the Phreatobacter stygius genome encodes:
- a CDS encoding ATP-dependent Clp protease ATP-binding subunit, which produces MSHSLCDICGERPATVRITVVQDGERRPLDVCDYHYAQLTRHQRYVSPLEALFGSGAFGLSSQAPQEPQPAVPRRGFGGAERDALNLERRFSDKAKELLQRAAERAVQSGKREVDTEHLLQALLESNVVLAILKQFKISPAELSQQIDRHSAAVAATGSSKQSEVGVSPRVKRALERAFIASRAFGHSYIGPEHLLLGLAEVPDSFAGDLLQKYGLSVQALRQMTDRVVGKGAEEGRVEVPTNTPQLDKVGRDLTLMAREGRLDPVIGRSKEVETTIEVLARRKKNNPVLIGEPGVGKTAIVEGLAQRIVHGDVPEVLRDKRLVELNVNSLVAGAKYRGEFEERVKQVMEEVVANQDQLVLFIDEVHTIVGAGQGGGEGGLDIANVFKPAMARGEMNLIGATTLGEYQKHIEKDAALERRFQPVLVSEPTVEQTVNILRGLRDKLEVHHKVTIQDQAILAAAELSNRYVTGRFLPDKAIDLIDQAAARVHLSTTSRPIEIQELEAEIAQIRREQDYATTRKRFDRAKALEQEGAVKDKALAEANSAWKKKLGSSTAEVTVEDVAEIVSKLSGIPVTELTAQEKDKLLKLEARLHERVIGQNVAIGAVSDAIRLARAGLTRGGRPIATFLFLGPTGVGKTELAKALAQVVFGDEGAIVRVDMSEYMERHAVARLIGAPPGYVGYDEGGQLTERIRRRPYSVILLDEIEKAHPEVYNVLLQVFDDGRLTDGKGRVVDFTNTLIIATSNLGSEIITGATRSTIGFTQNNTVREDIMQVLRRHFRPEFINRIDEIIIFDALNREQIKTIVKLQLDQVRQAARGQDVELVFEDSLIEHLAEVGYQPEFGARELKRQIRQLIETKLAKAMLKGEIKEGNRVSCAYKDGQVSLQVIAPARKAPAKPAPTKRAAAKANGAAQKKSAKPKPPTRKAAKASGGRAAKPGG